The window TTGACGGACGAAAGTGCAAGTGGAGTGGTGACCATATGACCGCGGACATACCTCAAGCCTCTTCCGCGGACAAAACGTCCGCCGAAACAAACAAGACCGACCTCCCTTCTGTCAGCCTCCAAATTGAAATGTCTAAGAGGGTGAACTTCGCCTCGGCACAAAATGATGTTCCTGTTCTCAAGAAGCTGTTGGTGACCAATAACACCGAAAGCGCGTTGGACAACATAAAAATTACCCTGACCGTGCAGCCAGAGATAATAAAGTCGAAAACCTGGATCATAGATGGATTGCTCTCGACGGGCAGTATTGAACTCGGTGATCTTTCAACGTCTCTGGACGTTCAAAAATTGAAGGGTCTCAATGAAACCGAAATCGGGCTTTTGACCCTGACGGTCTCAACTGACGACGGGCCGCTGGCGTCTGAGACCCTGCGCCTGGAACTGCTGGCCCGCGATCAATGGGGCGGTCTGGATGACATGGACCGGTTACTGGCGGCCTTTGTGTCTCCGAACGATCCGGTGGTAGCGGTAATCCTCAAGGAGGCTTCGCTGTTGCTGGAATGCAGCGGGTATGATGGCTCGCTTGAGGGGTATCAAAACGGTGACCCGCAACGCGCCTGGATGATCGCCGGCGCAATTTGGTCGGCCGTGACCGGTATGGGGCTGACCTATGCCAACCCGCCTGCATCCTTCGAGGTCGAGGGTCAGAAAATCCGCTCGCCCGAGCGTATTCGCCGCGAAGGGCTTGCCACTTGCCTGGACAGCTCTCTTCTGTTGGCGGCGGCATGGGAACAGGCCGGGTTGCATCCGGTTATCCTGTTCAGTCACCGCCACGCTTGGGCGGGAGTCTGGATCACCAAGCGGGATTTCGGGCATGTGACCGAGCCCGACGTGGTCACCGTGCGCAAGGCAGCGCAGGCCAAAGAGTTCATTCCGGTCGAAACCACACTGTTGACCCAACGCCCAACCGCCGGCTTCGAACAGGCGGTTGAGGCCGGACGGGCCCGTCTGTCGGAGGACCGAGAACAAGAATTCCTGATGGCTATCGATATCACCCGTGCGCGCTCTGCCCGTATACGCCCGCTGGCCAGCCATGTGGAGGCTGAGGGCGTTGCGGTCGGGCATGTCGAGGCGACTCCGGCAAAACTACCGGACCCAATCGACTTTGGCCTGCTACCCTCGGAAGTGATCGAGCAAGTGCCGGACACTCCCAAAGGGCGGATCGACCGCTGGCAAGCAAAGCTGCTGGACCTGTCGTTGCGCAACCGGCTGTTGAACTTCAAGCCAGGCAAACAGACAGTGCCCTGCCTGGTGCCCGATGTCGGTACATTGGAAGACGCTTTAGCGGCGGAAAAAGCGTTTCGCGCCTATCCGTTGACGGAGGACGATCCCTTTCGTGAGCGTCAGCTGTCGCTGGAGGAACGGAACGCGATCATAAGTCGTGTGACCCAGGATGCGTTCAACCGGGGCCAGATCACGGTGCCTCTGGATCGCAAGGATACCAACAACCGCTTGCTGGCCCTTTTTCGCAAAGCAAAGAGCGATCTTCAGGAAGGCGGTACCAACACACTTTTTCTGGCGGCAGGGTTCCTGCGATGGCAACGAGAAGGCGACAAGCGCAGCTACCGCGCCCCGCTTTTACTGATCCCGATCCGGCTGGAACGCAAATCGGCGCGGTCGGATTTTCAAATCCTGCATCACGAGGACGAAATTCGGTTCAACTTGACCCTGCTGGAACTTCTCAAGCGTGATTTTGATCTGAACCTGCCGGAGCTTGAGGGCGAATTGCCCCGCGACGACAGCGGCATCGACCTGCCACGCATCTTTGAACGGATGCGCGCGCAGGTGCGGGATGTGCCGGGGTTTGAAGTTGTGGAAGAGATCGCGATTTCGACCTTTTCCTTTTCGAAATACCTGATGTGGAAGGATTTGGTCGACCGGACCGATCAGCTGCGAAACAACCGGCTGGTGGCCCATCTGGTCGACAATCCGGACAAGACCTTCCCCGGCGCGGAAGTGGAGTGGATTCCGGTCGAAGAGATGGACCGCCGTCTTGCGCCCAGGGATTTGGTCACGCCTCTGCCCGCTGACAGCTCGCAATTGTCAGCAGTCGTCGCCTCGGCAGAGGGGCGGGATTTCGTATTGATTGGCCCACCCGGCACCGGCAAAAGCCAGACGATTGCCAATATCATCTGCCAGTGTCTTGCCCATGGCAAAACGGTGCTGTTCGTGGCCGAGAAAGCCGCGGCTCTGGACGTGGTCCAGCGCAGGCTTGAGGCGCATGGGTTGGGGGATGCGGTGCTGGAGTTGCATTCCAACAAGGCCGACCGCAAGCGGGTTCTGACCCAGCTTGGCAGGGGATGGGACAGGGCCTCGGCCACCAGCCAACAGAGCGAACGGGACTGGCTGGAT is drawn from Rhodospirillales bacterium and contains these coding sequences:
- a CDS encoding DUF4011 domain-containing protein; the encoded protein is MTADIPQASSADKTSAETNKTDLPSVSLQIEMSKRVNFASAQNDVPVLKKLLVTNNTESALDNIKITLTVQPEIIKSKTWIIDGLLSTGSIELGDLSTSLDVQKLKGLNETEIGLLTLTVSTDDGPLASETLRLELLARDQWGGLDDMDRLLAAFVSPNDPVVAVILKEASLLLECSGYDGSLEGYQNGDPQRAWMIAGAIWSAVTGMGLTYANPPASFEVEGQKIRSPERIRREGLATCLDSSLLLAAAWEQAGLHPVILFSHRHAWAGVWITKRDFGHVTEPDVVTVRKAAQAKEFIPVETTLLTQRPTAGFEQAVEAGRARLSEDREQEFLMAIDITRARSARIRPLASHVEAEGVAVGHVEATPAKLPDPIDFGLLPSEVIEQVPDTPKGRIDRWQAKLLDLSLRNRLLNFKPGKQTVPCLVPDVGTLEDALAAEKAFRAYPLTEDDPFRERQLSLEERNAIISRVTQDAFNRGQITVPLDRKDTNNRLLALFRKAKSDLQEGGTNTLFLAAGFLRWQREGDKRSYRAPLLLIPIRLERKSARSDFQILHHEDEIRFNLTLLELLKRDFDLNLPELEGELPRDDSGIDLPRIFERMRAQVRDVPGFEVVEEIAISTFSFSKYLMWKDLVDRTDQLRNNRLVAHLVDNPDKTFPGAEVEWIPVEEMDRRLAPRDLVTPLPADSSQLSAVVASAEGRDFVLIGPPGTGKSQTIANIICQCLAHGKTVLFVAEKAAALDVVQRRLEAHGLGDAVLELHSNKADRKRVLTQLGRGWDRASATSQQSERDWLDITGKLRIRRDRLNAYVEALHARGAQGFSVFDAISWTAEEPKGLRLSFADKDAHDRQSFDRLLEITEELGRTHAAVGGDAPLALVGEAKWSYAWEEQFVERAETLRACLDRAMQSGSDLADRLALT